One window from the genome of Desulfobaccales bacterium encodes:
- a CDS encoding 23S rRNA (pseudouridine(1915)-N(3))-methyltransferase RlmH, whose amino-acid sequence MLHVTILMVGKTREAFIREGLAFYQKRLRPFMNLTLTSVREEKEAAGLTAEALKNREGERLRAQIPPRAWVAALTPQGREFTSEEFAIWLTQRELAARPLALLIGGHWGLDAATLAAAAEHLALSRLTLTHELSRLVILEQLYRAMTIKAGHPYHV is encoded by the coding sequence ATGCTCCACGTAACTATCCTCATGGTGGGTAAGACCCGGGAAGCCTTTATTCGGGAGGGCCTGGCCTTTTATCAGAAGCGCTTACGGCCGTTTATGAACCTCACCCTGACCAGCGTGCGGGAAGAGAAAGAGGCCGCGGGCCTGACTGCGGAAGCCCTCAAAAACCGGGAAGGCGAGCGCCTCCGGGCTCAAATTCCGCCACGGGCCTGGGTTGCCGCCCTCACCCCCCAAGGCCGGGAATTCACCTCGGAGGAATTCGCAATCTGGCTTACCCAACGGGAACTAGCGGCCCGGCCCCTGGCGTTGCTCATCGGCGGCCACTGGGGCCTGGATGCCGCGACCCTGGCTGCGGCCGCAGAACACCTGGCGCTGTCGCGCCTGACCCTGACCCATGAACTCTCCCGCCTCGTTATCCTGGAGCAGCTCTATCGGGCCATGACCATCAAGGCCGGCCACCCCTACCATGTTTAG
- a CDS encoding PaaI family thioesterase, whose protein sequence is MPTPLADNYCFVCGKDNPKGFKIQVRYLEDEMAAETELSLPREFQGWADVIHGGILATMLDELMAHAVWHFAGPGVTLSMEVRFHQPLKPDEPILVRGVLHTQNGSRRQAEGEVIRLADGSRIASGKSRFLLLNDKPS, encoded by the coding sequence ATGCCGACTCCCCTGGCCGACAATTATTGCTTCGTTTGCGGTAAAGACAACCCCAAGGGCTTTAAAATCCAGGTGCGTTACCTTGAAGACGAGATGGCCGCGGAAACCGAGCTGTCCTTGCCCAGAGAGTTCCAGGGCTGGGCCGATGTTATCCACGGCGGCATCCTGGCCACCATGCTGGATGAATTGATGGCCCACGCGGTGTGGCATTTTGCCGGCCCCGGCGTTACCCTGAGTATGGAAGTGCGCTTCCATCAGCCCCTCAAACCCGATGAACCGATCCTGGTCCGGGGCGTGCTCCATACCCAAAATGGCAGCCGCCGCCAGGCCGAAGGGGAGGTCATCCGTCTGGCCGACGGCAGCCGCATCGCCTCCGGCAAGAGTCGCTTCCTCCTCCTCAATGACAAACCCTCCTGA
- a CDS encoding rhodanese-related (seleno)protein: protein MALGLLLTIPWSCASGKDAPRVDQETLKSWLADPQVVVLDVRAANDWEGSDKKIKGAVRQDPKDVKTWAATLPKDKKIVLYCAUKNEGTSARVAQQLLDMGFTQVWALKGGWKEWEKLGYPTEPK from the coding sequence ATGGCGCTCGGTCTGCTGTTGACGATCCCCTGGTCATGCGCCTCCGGCAAGGATGCGCCGCGAGTCGATCAGGAGACTTTGAAAAGCTGGCTTGCCGATCCGCAGGTGGTCGTATTGGACGTCAGAGCCGCTAATGATTGGGAAGGCAGCGATAAAAAAATCAAAGGTGCGGTGCGCCAGGACCCGAAGGATGTGAAAACCTGGGCCGCCACCCTGCCCAAAGACAAAAAAATTGTCCTCTATTGCGCCTGAAAGAACGAAGGCACGAGCGCCCGGGTGGCGCAGCAATTGCTGGACATGGGCTTTACTCAGGTCTGGGCTTTGAAAGGCGGCTGGAAGGAATGGGAAAAGTTGGGTTACCCCACGGAGCCTAAATAA